The region AATTCAGCAAGCAGAAGAAGGGAATTCTGGACGAGGCGCTGCGCAGCAGACTGTCTAACCTTACTCAGCCTAAGCAAAGCTGGCCATCGTTCAATCTGGCGAATCACCGGGAGCGCAGAGCGCTTGCGGAATATTTTGCGGGAGAGGTAGCACAGAAATAGCTTCCGTGCTTTGACTTGTGTTACAGTGATTTCAGCTAAGATGACACAAGGAGAGAAGAAGCTGATGCAATCGATTATAAATCCGGAGGCGGTTCGGAGCCTTACCGAGCAGAATGGCCTTACAGCCATGTTCAGCAGCAGCGCCATTGCCCAGATGGAGCTTCGGCGCTACGGCGGCGGGGAGGCGGTCTGCTCAGTGGGCGACCGGCTGGAGCATATGTTTTTCCTGATGCAGGGCAAGCTGAAGATTCATACGCTGCTGCCCAACGGCAAGTCGATGCTGGTCCGGTTCGCCCGGCCGATGTCAGTGATCGGGGATGTGGAGCTGCTGCGTCAGTATCCGGTCAAGAATGAGGTTGTCTCTGTAGGGGATAGCCTGTTGCTTGTCGCCGGAAGGAAGCTGCTGCTCCGGGAGATTGAAGACAATACCGCGCTGCTGCGCTTCCTGGTAGGAGAGCTGAGCCACAAAATGTACACGCTCGGCCAGACCTCAGCCATGAATGTGCTCTATCCGGTGGAGAACCGGTTCGCGAGCTACCTGATGTCGCTGTTCGCGGACAACACCGGCGACCAGCGCGTAGAAGAGATTCGTACCTCCACGCTGACAGAGACAGCCGATCTGCTTGGCACCAGTTACCGGCATCTGAACCGGGTGGTGCGCCGCCTGATTGAAGACGGGATTATTGAACGCAGGAACGGCCGTCTGATTGTACGGGATGAGGAGCGGCTGGCAATGCTTGCGAACGGGAATTTGTACGATTGAACCGGATGATTAGGAAGTAATTCAGAGAACCACTATTTCTGCCTTGGCAGGGATGGCGGTTTTTTGCATTCAGATTTATTTAAGAATTATGAAGTACGATACATAGAGAATACATAGTAGAGCTTACATATCGAGTGGAGGTAGTTATCATGTCGAACAGAGTTAGAGGAATCCGGGCCAAAATCATGTTTGGTTTCGCCGCTGTTATTATCGTGTTCATTCTCGCATTAACCGGCAGTACTCTATTTCAGGGTAAGGTGACCATGCTTACAGATCAGATCAACCGTAATTACAGCAAGCTCTCGATGGTACAAAAATTAACCGATGAGATCCGGACGGCGGACGGCCTGGCCGCAAGGTATGTGATGAGTAATACCACTGAGGAGAGAACAGCCAATCTGACCGCCTATGAAGCCAAGATCCCGGAGATTACAGCCGCAGTCGAGGAGGTTAAGGGCGCCGGCCTGAATGAAGCGGAGCTTGCGGGAATTCAGAAGCTGGAGGGCGAGTGGGACAATTATCTGACGGTGCTGAAGCAGGCTTTTGCCTTGGCTAAGGAAGGGAACTTCCCGCAAGCGCAGAAATCGTTCACAAGCCTCTCCCTTACGACTATCATCGATTCACAGCTGGTGTTCGAGACGATGCTGCATGATGAAATTATGAAGGAACAGAGCCAGGCGGCAACCCACCGCAGCTCGGCAATGATTACCAGCATGGGGGTTACGGGCTTATCCGTGGGACTGGCTCTGTTGATCGCGTTCGTATTGTCCGCACGGATACTGAGGCCGGTGAAGGATATCAACAGGCAGCTCCAGGAGATTGTGGACGGCGATGCCGACTTAACCCGCAAGCTTAGTGTGCAGACGAAGGATGAGATCGGTGAGCTGGCCCGGAATTTCAATAAAATGACCGATAATCTAGGAGCGATGATCACCCAGGTGAAGCTATCCGCGAACGGTCTGGCGGCTTCTTCAGTGAAGCTGACCTCGGATAGCGGAATGACCGCCGGAACTACCGAGAAGATCGCCGGAATTATGGGTGAGGTCGCTAGTGGGGCGGGAATGCAGATGAATGACCTGCAGACTAACATGAACAACATTATTGAAATGTCGGACGGCATTCAGCTGATTGCAGCCAGTGTACAGGAAATCTCGGAAGCTTCCCTGCGTTCTGCAGATTATGCGGTGGCCGGGGATCTATCCCTGCAATCTGCTGTCCGGCAGATGGATTCCATCAATGAATCCATTCAGTCGTTATCGCAGAAGGTGACGGGCTTCGTGAATCGTTCACAGGACATAAGCAGCATTGTCGGGGTGATCAAGGGGATTGCCTCAGAGACGAATATGCTGGCACTGAATGCAACCATAGAAGCGGCCCGGGCCGGAGAGCACGGCAGAGGATTTGCTGTGGTAGCCGATCAAGTGCGCAGACTGGCCGAGCAGTCCGCAGATTCCGCCAATCAGATTGCAGAAATGGCGACTGGAATCCAGACCGATGCTGACCATGCAGTGAAGGTGATGAAGAATAGCATGAACGAAGTAATGGGCGGAACCCGGATCATAGAAGAGGCCGGGCAGTCTTTCAATGCCATCCGCCATTCGATCGATTCACTGGCGGGACAGGTTCAGAAGGTATCCGGTGCGGTAGAAGAAATCACGGCAGCGACGGAGGAAATTGTAGATTCCATCCGTACTGTTACGCATATCTCGGAGACCACAGCGGCCAATACACAGCAGGTATCCGCAGCATCGCAAGAGCAGATGGCTTCAGTGGAACAGATCGCCTCTTCTGCCAGTGCCCTCAGCATGCTGGCGCAAGGACTGCAAGGACTGGTAGCACGGTTCAATGTGTAGTTAGGCAAGCCCCCAACCTGAACGCAGGGAGGGGGCCTGGTCTTGCTTATCTGTTACTTATTCATATATTGCCGGTACAGCTCTTCAAAAGTATCGTAACGCTGGGGCTGCCGGCCGACCCGGTGATATTCCTCCAGATAGCCGTCCATTGCCAGGAGGAACTGATCCTTGAACAGATCCAGATTGGCGGCATCAAAATACTGCATGAGCTTGAACTTCCGTGTTCCCCGCGACCCGGTCATCTCATCCAGCAGACCCTGCGCTCCCAAGGCGGTGTAGAAGGCGTAAGAGGCATCCTTCTTTTCAGCACTAGCAATGACCTTGTTGCGGTAGTTGCACCATAACTCCTCATAAGTACCTGCCAGATTATCATAAGTCGGGACTGGCTGTTCCACATATTTTTGATATAGGGTTCTGTACAAATCAAGGATACTTTTGAGCAGAATGCCGGAGGACCTTCGGATCTCGTTAACCGTCTTTGCGCAGATCACATTCATGTAGATCGTTTCATAATTCACAGGGAGATAGCGGTAGGCTGCGGTGTCCTCCAGGTATCTTTTCATCCCTCTTTTCAAATAAGTATTGTTCATATGCGTCAACGCGTTCACCAGATTGTAGACCAACTCCGCTGAAGCCAGCCTAACGGCTCCCTTATCCTCCGTAAGACAAAGATTCGCATATTCCTGCTTCGCCAGATCGATCCACTTCTTCGCCCTTTCCAGACAATCGCGTCCTACAGGCTTCGCTAGTGCATCCAGCGCCCGCTGCTGGTACCCTCTAAGCTTCTCCAGGTCCTCAGGCTTGGCATAATAGAGCACCTGCAAATCTATAAGCGAGGAGATCATCGGACTCTCAAGCGCCGCCTGATCTTCGATCCGGGTCTCCCATGGAGTGCAGTAGATATCATAACCGACATCCCCCAAAATGAAGCAGGAAGAGATGCTCCAGCCTTGGTTGTTATTATTGATGATGATCAGATCCAGATCGCTTTTCTCATGATAATCTCCGGTATTGTAAGAGCCTGTAAGTCCGATCACCGCAATCTCTTCCGGAAAATCCCGTTTGGCCCGCTCGATCACCATGTTGATCAATTTTTCATTTTTGGATAATAGCTTCTGCCTGATACTTTCATTCATAGCTGATTCCTCCTGCGCTGTGGCTTGTTGTTGTACTCATTGTAAAAGGATCTGCCGCCCGCGGGTATGCCGACTTCAGCTAGGTTCATTCTCTCCCAGAACGCTCCGTATGTACGCACATACTTTTCATAGAATATGCCATCGACCTGAGCCAGGCTCTGTCTTATATTATTACCATAATTTGTTTTATGAAAGCGCATACTCGAAGGTGGCACTATAATCTATGGGAGGTGGTTGTCAAATGATCAGCAGAACCAGGTCTTCGGTGAAAAGGACATTCCTCATGTACGGTCTGATGCTTGTGTTATGTGTGGGACAGCTCGCGTTATTTCCGGCAACGGGGGCGGCGGCAGGCAATCTGGCTCAAGGCAAGACGATTAGCGCAAGCTCAGTCGGTGATGTGTATGTAGCAGCGAACGCCAATGACGGTAACCAGGGGTCGTATTGGGAGAGTGCCAGCAATGCTTTTTCGCAATGGATCAAGGTGGATCTGGGTGCCGTCAGCAGTGTGAATCAGGTTGTACTCAAGCTGCCAGCAGCCTGGGAAGCAAGAACGCAGACGTTGTCGGTCCAAGGCAGTACGGATGATGCCTCATACAATAATCTGACCGTCTCTGCGGGGTATGTGTTCAATCCTTCCAGCGGCGTTAGCTCCGTCACGATTCCCTTCACTGCAACAACCGCCCGTTATATCAAAATAAACTTCACGGCCAACACCGGCTGGCCTGCTGCGCAGCTGTCGGAGATTGAGGTGTACGGCACCACGGCCTCTCCACCGGGAACCTACGAAGCGGAGGCCGCCGCCTTATCCGGCGGGGCCAAGACGAACACCGATCACACCGGCTATACCGGTGCGGCCTTCGTTGACGGCTATTTGACACAGGGAGCAGCCACAACCTTCACGGTAACGGCTCCGGCGGCAGGGAATTACAGCGCGGCTCTGCGGTATGCCAATGCCTCAGGCAGTACGAAGACGCTGAGTATCTACGTGAACGGCATGAAGATCAGGCAGACGCAGTTTGCCAATCTGCCAAGCTGGGATAATTGGTCCACGCAGGCTGAGGTGGTGGCCTTAGCTGCCGGAACTAACACGATTGCCTACAAATATGAGGCGTCCGACTCCGGGAACGTGAATCTGGATCAGCTTGTACTGACAGCTTCAACGGCACCAACGGCAACGGTTGCCCCTACGCCCGTTCCAACGATAGCGCCGACAGTTGCGCCAACGGTTGTGCCAACTGCAAGGCCGGCTACCACACCAACTGTAGCTCCAACGCCAACTACTACACCTGTGCCAACATCTACACCAGTCCCTACAGCAACCCCAACCACAGGTCCCGGCGTGAACCTGGCGACCGGCAAAGCTGTGAATGCTTCCTCCTCCGTCTTCACCTTTGTTCCGGCCAACGCCAATGATGGAGATGTCACGACCTATTGGGAAGGAGCAGGGGGAGATTATCCGAATACGCTGACTGTTAACCTTGGTGCAAACGCCAATATAACTTCGGTAGTTGTGAAGCTGAATCCGGCAGCAGCCTGGTCAACCCGTACCCAAACTATTCAAGTCCTGGGGCATAATCAGTCGACAGGCACCTTCTCCAGTCTGGTACCGGCAGCTGTGTATACCTTCAATCCGGCCAGCGGCAACACAGTGACCATTCCGGTCACAGCAACCGTCAGTGAGCTGCAGCTGAAATTCACAGCGAACTCCGGATCAAGCGCCGGACAGGTGGCGGAGCTCCAGATCATCGGCACACCGGGGGCGAACCCGGATTTGACGGTGACCGGGATGTCATGGAGTCCTTCCGCTCCGGTAGAGACAGATTCTCTGACACTGAACGCTACAGTGAAGAATAGCGGCACTGCCTCATCCGCAGCTACCAATGTCAGCTTTTATCTCGGTACCGTTCTTGCCGGATATGCCCCCGTGGATACCCTGGCCGCAGGAGCTTCGGCCAATGTCTCCTTCAGTGTTGGTGCCAAGGATGCCGGAACCTATACGGTAAGCGCCAAGGTAGATGAGATGAGCAATGTTGTAGAGCTGAATGAAGGCAATAACAGCTATACGCATCCTTCTGCCCTTACAGTAAATCCGGTATCCAGCTCAGATCTGATCGCCTCTCCGGTCAGTTGGTCTCCAAGCAATCCGGCAGGGGGGAACGTGGTCAGCTTCGCGTTAGCCATCAAGAATCAGGGATCAGCTTCCTCGGCAGGCGGCGCTCATAACATCACGCTGACCTTGTCCGATGCTACGACCGGCGCGGTCCTCAGAACGTTGACCGGCACTTATAACGGTGTCATTGCTGCCGGAAGTACTACCGCTCCTGTGGCTCTTGGAACCTGGACGGCTGTGAACGGTAAATATAATGTAAAAACAGAAATTGCCGTGGATGGCAACGAACTGGCGGTAAAACGGGCCAACAACATCCAGAATCAGCCGCTCTACATCGGACGCGGGGCCAATATGCCTTACGATATGTATGAGGCAGAAGATGGAGTGATCGGCGGCGGAGCGGTCAAGCTGGCACCGAACCGGAATATCGGTGATCTGGCCGGTGAAGCTTCAGGCAGACGGGCCGTTACGCTGAATACCACAGGCAGCTATGTCGAATTCACCACCAAAGCCAGTACGAATACCCTGGTCACCCGGTTCTCTATTCCCGACTCGGCCAGCGGTGACGGCACAACAGCGACCCTGAATATTTATGTTAATGGTGTCTTTAACAAAGCCATCACCTTGAATTCCAAGTATGCCTGGCTCTATGGCTCAGAGACCAGTCCGGGCAATTCGCCAAGCGCCGGTTCCCCGCGCCATATCTATGATGAAGCGAACATCATGTTCGACAGTATCATTCCGGCAGGCAGCACGATCCGGCTGCAGAAGGATGCAGCCAACACCTCACAATATGCGATAGACTTCGTGAGCCTGGAGCAGGTATCGCCGATCGCCAATCCTGATCCGGCGAAGTATACCGTTCCGCTTGGATTCACACATCAGGATGTGCAGAATGCGCTGGATAAGGTCCGTATGGATACAACGGGTAATCTTGCGGGTGTCTATCTTCCTGCCGGAAACTATGAGACCTCGAATAAATTCCAGGTCTACGGCAAGGCAGTGAAGATCATCGGAGCCGGACCGTGGTATACCCGGTTCTATGCTCCGCTCAACCAGTCGAATACAGACATCGGCTTCCGGGCGACAGATTCAGCGAATGGCTCGACCTTCTCGGGGTTTGCCTACTTCGGCAACTATACTTCACGGATTGACGGTCCCGGCAAGGTGTTCGACTTCTCCAATGTGGCGAACATAACGATCGACAATATCTGGACTGAACATCAGGTATGTATGTACTGGGGGGCCAATACCGATTATATGGTGATCCGCAACTCCCGTATCCGCAACACCTTCGCCGACGGGATCAACATGACGAACGGCAGCACGAATAATCTCGTGTCCAATAATGAAGCCCGGGCTACCGGAGATGACAGCTTCGCGTTGTTCTCGGCGATTGATTCCGGCGGCTCGGATATGAAGGATAACGTCTATGAGAATCTGACCTCGATCCTGACCTGGCGGGCAGCCGGGGTAGCGGTATACGGCGGTTATGCCAATACCTTCCGCAACATCTACATCGCGGATACGCTCTGCTACTCAGGAATTACGATCAGCTCGCTTGATTTCGGTTATGCGATGAATGGCTTCGGCGCTTCGCCGCCGACGAACTTCCAGAATATCTCGGTCGTCCGGGCAGGCGGACATTTCTGGGGCTCCCAGACCTTCCCGGCCATCTGGGTGTTCTCCGCCTCCAAGGTGTTCCAGGGCATCCGGGTGAGTGATGTGGATATTGTGGACCCGACCTATCACGGGATTATGTTCCAGACCAATTATGTCGGCTCATCGCCGCAGTTCCCTGTGGCCGATACGATCTTCTCGAACATTACAATTTCCGGTGCCCTCAAGAGCGGTGACGCCTTCGATGCCAAGTCCGGTGTCGGTATCTGGGCGAATGAGTCGGCAGAGCCCGGCCAAGGACCGGCGGTGGGTAATGTAGTCTTCAACAACCTGAAGATCCTGAATACGGTAACGCCGATCAAAAACACGACCTCCACGTTCACTATAACGGTGAATCCGTAGGGGGGACGAAGCACCGCCTTCTGTGAAGCAGCGTACCACAAAAAACCGCCGCCCGTGTGTCCGGGAGAGGCGGTTTTTTGTGCTAAATCGCTGCGGGGTCCTTAGGCTTAGATTGCAGCATGACTACTCGACCACATAGGTTATCTTTCATACCACGCCTGGCTACGGGAAATCCTGCATCTTTTACAACAAATTAGTCTCTGCATAGCCTCCAAAACGGAAATCCTGCACAAATTACAACAATATGAACTCAGACTTCCCAATCTGCTGATTAATCCTGCAAAATGTGCAACAATCGTGGACCTGAGCTACTCTGAAGCTGGAAATCATGCAAAATGTGCAACAATCGGCGACCAGAGCTACTCTGCGGCTGGAAATCTTGCATAATGTACAACATTGCCGGTGTTGCAGATTCCACAATTCTTTAAAATCGACAAATGCTATCCCGTGACTATACAATGGGTGTTATATCGTGCATAGGATAAGGACAGAAACAAAGGAGGCACACCCATGACGAATCGGGTAGTAAGCAATATTACGGAGCTGATCGGCGGTACGCCGGTTGTGCGCTTGAACCGGGTAACGGGACCTGCGGATGCGGAGGTGTATGTGAAGCTTGAGATGTTCAATCCCAGCGGCAGCGTCAAGGACCGGGCGGCCTATAATCTGATTCTCCAGGCGGAGCTGGACGGGCGGCTGCAGCCGGGCGGGACGATTATCGAGCCGACTAGCGGA is a window of Paenibacillus sp. FSL H3-0469 DNA encoding:
- a CDS encoding cyclic nucleotide-binding domain-containing protein — its product is MQSIINPEAVRSLTEQNGLTAMFSSSAIAQMELRRYGGGEAVCSVGDRLEHMFFLMQGKLKIHTLLPNGKSMLVRFARPMSVIGDVELLRQYPVKNEVVSVGDSLLLVAGRKLLLREIEDNTALLRFLVGELSHKMYTLGQTSAMNVLYPVENRFASYLMSLFADNTGDQRVEEIRTSTLTETADLLGTSYRHLNRVVRRLIEDGIIERRNGRLIVRDEERLAMLANGNLYD
- a CDS encoding discoidin domain-containing protein yields the protein MISRTRSSVKRTFLMYGLMLVLCVGQLALFPATGAAAGNLAQGKTISASSVGDVYVAANANDGNQGSYWESASNAFSQWIKVDLGAVSSVNQVVLKLPAAWEARTQTLSVQGSTDDASYNNLTVSAGYVFNPSSGVSSVTIPFTATTARYIKINFTANTGWPAAQLSEIEVYGTTASPPGTYEAEAAALSGGAKTNTDHTGYTGAAFVDGYLTQGAATTFTVTAPAAGNYSAALRYANASGSTKTLSIYVNGMKIRQTQFANLPSWDNWSTQAEVVALAAGTNTIAYKYEASDSGNVNLDQLVLTASTAPTATVAPTPVPTIAPTVAPTVVPTARPATTPTVAPTPTTTPVPTSTPVPTATPTTGPGVNLATGKAVNASSSVFTFVPANANDGDVTTYWEGAGGDYPNTLTVNLGANANITSVVVKLNPAAAWSTRTQTIQVLGHNQSTGTFSSLVPAAVYTFNPASGNTVTIPVTATVSELQLKFTANSGSSAGQVAELQIIGTPGANPDLTVTGMSWSPSAPVETDSLTLNATVKNSGTASSAATNVSFYLGTVLAGYAPVDTLAAGASANVSFSVGAKDAGTYTVSAKVDEMSNVVELNEGNNSYTHPSALTVNPVSSSDLIASPVSWSPSNPAGGNVVSFALAIKNQGSASSAGGAHNITLTLSDATTGAVLRTLTGTYNGVIAAGSTTAPVALGTWTAVNGKYNVKTEIAVDGNELAVKRANNIQNQPLYIGRGANMPYDMYEAEDGVIGGGAVKLAPNRNIGDLAGEASGRRAVTLNTTGSYVEFTTKASTNTLVTRFSIPDSASGDGTTATLNIYVNGVFNKAITLNSKYAWLYGSETSPGNSPSAGSPRHIYDEANIMFDSIIPAGSTIRLQKDAANTSQYAIDFVSLEQVSPIANPDPAKYTVPLGFTHQDVQNALDKVRMDTTGNLAGVYLPAGNYETSNKFQVYGKAVKIIGAGPWYTRFYAPLNQSNTDIGFRATDSANGSTFSGFAYFGNYTSRIDGPGKVFDFSNVANITIDNIWTEHQVCMYWGANTDYMVIRNSRIRNTFADGINMTNGSTNNLVSNNEARATGDDSFALFSAIDSGGSDMKDNVYENLTSILTWRAAGVAVYGGYANTFRNIYIADTLCYSGITISSLDFGYAMNGFGASPPTNFQNISVVRAGGHFWGSQTFPAIWVFSASKVFQGIRVSDVDIVDPTYHGIMFQTNYVGSSPQFPVADTIFSNITISGALKSGDAFDAKSGVGIWANESAEPGQGPAVGNVVFNNLKILNTVTPIKNTTSTFTITVNP
- a CDS encoding methyl-accepting chemotaxis protein, with protein sequence MSNRVRGIRAKIMFGFAAVIIVFILALTGSTLFQGKVTMLTDQINRNYSKLSMVQKLTDEIRTADGLAARYVMSNTTEERTANLTAYEAKIPEITAAVEEVKGAGLNEAELAGIQKLEGEWDNYLTVLKQAFALAKEGNFPQAQKSFTSLSLTTIIDSQLVFETMLHDEIMKEQSQAATHRSSAMITSMGVTGLSVGLALLIAFVLSARILRPVKDINRQLQEIVDGDADLTRKLSVQTKDEIGELARNFNKMTDNLGAMITQVKLSANGLAASSVKLTSDSGMTAGTTEKIAGIMGEVASGAGMQMNDLQTNMNNIIEMSDGIQLIAASVQEISEASLRSADYAVAGDLSLQSAVRQMDSINESIQSLSQKVTGFVNRSQDISSIVGVIKGIASETNMLALNATIEAARAGEHGRGFAVVADQVRRLAEQSADSANQIAEMATGIQTDADHAVKVMKNSMNEVMGGTRIIEEAGQSFNAIRHSIDSLAGQVQKVSGAVEEITAATEEIVDSIRTVTHISETTAANTQQVSAASQEQMASVEQIASSASALSMLAQGLQGLVARFNV
- a CDS encoding nucleotidyltransferase domain-containing protein, with protein sequence MNESIRQKLLSKNEKLINMVIERAKRDFPEEIAVIGLTGSYNTGDYHEKSDLDLIIINNNNQGWSISSCFILGDVGYDIYCTPWETRIEDQAALESPMISSLIDLQVLYYAKPEDLEKLRGYQQRALDALAKPVGRDCLERAKKWIDLAKQEYANLCLTEDKGAVRLASAELVYNLVNALTHMNNTYLKRGMKRYLEDTAAYRYLPVNYETIYMNVICAKTVNEIRRSSGILLKSILDLYRTLYQKYVEQPVPTYDNLAGTYEELWCNYRNKVIASAEKKDASYAFYTALGAQGLLDEMTGSRGTRKFKLMQYFDAANLDLFKDQFLLAMDGYLEEYHRVGRQPQRYDTFEELYRQYMNK